The sequence GCATCCTCCAGATCAGGCAGGTCATCAGTACGCAGTGTACGCTGTACTGGAAGGTAAATGGTGTCCAGTTGCTCTGCATCTTCCAGCTCTGTAACCAATGGTCCAGGACCAGATGCTGGTAAAACTCCATCTGCTTCAGGAAGAGTTGCCCTGACCAAAGAAGGCTGTTTCTTTTCAAACACCtgacttgtgtttgtctgctctctctcagcTTCATTTCTCATGAACTGAACTCCACATAACTCATTGGGTTCTTTGtaattttctacattttctctctctatcatCTTTCCTGCAATACTTTCATGCTCTTGCGGTGAGTTCTCTGGATTCACcctttgtttctcttccttcacAGGTTGCTTTAACTGTGATTTGTCCTCTTCAACTTTCTCTGACTGCTCTGCTTCTAGATTTCCATTGTTTGGCTGTTGTTCATGGGGCCCCTGAGTTGACTGACTGTGCAAGAACTCTTCATGGGCATCCAGGCTATCCTTCACAAAGGCttggatttcttttctttgtgatgAAGACAAGATCTGGGTGTCATTTTCCTCACATGGAGTCACTGGAGTAGTGGAAGCCTCAATTCGTCCTGAAATGAAACAGACTGTGCTGTTTAAAATTGCCAATCCAGATTTGCTCTAGGGtagtaaaagtgaaaaactgcTCACCCTTTTCCTGTAGTTCTCGAAGGTGTCGTCTCTCCTGGGCTTTTTTTCGAATCATCGCCATGCCATCCAAGCTGTCCTGAATTTTCCTCCTCTCTCGTGTTTCCCATTGCTCCCTCTCTTTATGCTCCCCTTCCAGCCCTCCCAAAGCCCATGCCTCCGCACATGCCCTGTCTTTTGGGAAGACAGGCCTATCATCGAGGAAGGTGAGCTGCTTAAGGCGCACAATCATGGTTTTCCTGtagtttgggatttttttcaCCACCTTATTTCCCATTAGATTTAGCACCCGCAGTTCTGGCATGGCCTCAAGTACAGAGAGGATCTCAGGGTCATATAACAGATTGTGAGACATGTCTAGCACACTGATTGCCAGACACTGACTCAGATGCTCTATGTCCCCAACTGTCTCCAGTTTGTTGTGGGCAATCTGCAGGGTGCTCAGATCAGGAAGGCAGGAGATGTGCTCTATAGTGTGGATATAGTTGCTGGACACATTCAGGGTGCAGAGCTTTTTCAGAGGTTTGAGATTTTCCAGCTTGTATATGAGGTTCTGCTGAAGGAACAAGCAGCGCAGATCAGTCTGGGCATCCAGGTTCTCAATGCGTTGAAGCCCATTGTTTTCCAGCCAGAGACACTTTAGTCCAGTGTACTCCTCTAAGTTCTCGATGGTAGAGAAACCTTTAAAATGCAGATACAGCGTGTCATTCAGGCAAGGTGTTGAGTAAAGTTTGTTCTTCTTACAATGGTCTTTCAGGAATTCCTTGGTCATTCGTGGCCCTGAGTGTTTTTCCTTCGTCCCTTGAAGTGGGCTTTTCAGTTCTTTGTTAAATTCCTTGTTTTCTTGATCTCCATCCTTTTTCATGGCATCCACTCCATCTTTGACAGAAGACGTTATTTCGGTATCCCCACGTTCCTTTTGAGTCGCTGGCACCACTTTATCTCCCATGGTTTCCTGAACTTCGGCAGTGGACATCGCCAAAATTATATCAAATTATAAGCAGTAGAATTAAAAAGAATTTAGACTTATACTATATATGTATTTTACCAGTTTGTAAAATGTGTATTCCCATAAATTTCACTCAGCAATCCGATCTGTTTGCTAAGGTCAGTTAACgtttatgtttgtttccatggtaacgTAACGCTTGGTCCCCACGCTAGGACCTGTTTGCCTGTCATGGCAGGATGTAGTTTCTTGTTGTGTGTCGGACAGTTTTAACCGTTGCACTCCACTGTCAGTCAACGACATGGCGTCCGGGTACATACTGAATCGTGGCGCGTTAACATTAGGAATTCATTGTCAGCGTGTTTGCAGAAACATATCATTATCCCAGGTTAGAGAGAAAAAGCGATGGATGAAAGCATACACGCTCCTCATGGCAAAGAAGTTACAGCTTGAAGGACCTCCACCACCGAAGCCACGGtgaggctaacgttagcaaTAGTCCACTAGAGAGCACCTCAAGGCCATTACTGAATATACATTACTAGTCTCATTGTGTCTTCATCTTAGCCGATTGAATAGGCTTGTCTTAGAAAAAGTATAGTTAAACTACACACTTTGCTAATGCATACTTGTATAACGATGTGCGTGTGTCGCTACCATTTCAGTATTTATCATGAACCCTTGCACGTACGTAGATGGTAATCGTGGTACTTTTGCACAGGTGGAGGAAAATCTCTTTCGCCCTCTGCCCACACTTtttacctctctctcttttgatcAAGAATTTTGTATAAATGGTAACTTCTGATAATTAAAGTACTGTAGTAATCCTTAAAGATACACACAGTAATATAGGATTTATTACGTTACCTCAACAGCACCAGTCAAAAGTAGTAACCTTTTGGCACAACTACTTAAGACCCAGTTTAGAGGAACTCAGGACTCAGAGTTAACTCCATGTATTACTTTCTTTCAGCTCTCAGCAACCTAACTGGGAC comes from Scatophagus argus isolate fScaArg1 chromosome 5, fScaArg1.pri, whole genome shotgun sequence and encodes:
- the dnaaf1 gene encoding dynein axonemal assembly factor 1 → MSTAEVQETMGDKVVPATQKERGDTEITSSVKDGVDAMKKDGDQENKEFNKELKSPLQGTKEKHSGPRMTKEFLKDHCKKNKLYSTPCLNDTLYLHFKGFSTIENLEEYTGLKCLWLENNGLQRIENLDAQTDLRCLFLQQNLIYKLENLKPLKKLCTLNVSSNYIHTIEHISCLPDLSTLQIAHNKLETVGDIEHLSQCLAISVLDMSHNLLYDPEILSVLEAMPELRVLNLMGNKVVKKIPNYRKTMIVRLKQLTFLDDRPVFPKDRACAEAWALGGLEGEHKEREQWETRERRKIQDSLDGMAMIRKKAQERRHLRELQEKGRIEASTTPVTPCEENDTQILSSSQRKEIQAFVKDSLDAHEEFLHSQSTQGPHEQQPNNGNLEAEQSEKVEEDKSQLKQPVKEEKQRVNPENSPQEHESIAGKMIERENVENYKEPNELCGVQFMRNEAEREQTNTSQVFEKKQPSLVRATLPEADGVLPASGPGPLVTELEDAEQLDTIYLPVQRTLRTDDLPDLEDADTEDFTVMFSSQQVFKPKIEIISGGTDEDEPTGNHIEDTAASDPEISPSHTFSSLLYPEDEDALEPLIFESVGNSKTCPSSSPPHCLIEELE